The Anabrus simplex isolate iqAnaSimp1 chromosome 1, ASM4041472v1, whole genome shotgun sequence genome window below encodes:
- the tap gene encoding neurogenin-1 gives MTAESLTSTASSDSEYTFTDIKVELGHDTENEEDGDRSRDESENGTTLIGTRRKTSGAKRKRYSKSRTTRDRSPEQVMRLKRHRRLKANDRERNRMHMLNEALDRLRCVLPTFPEDTKLTKIETLRFAHNYIWALSQTVHMVQNQPHQQPQDATVTLNVGSVTVSIGGDQGNMITSSTGSCALASQRRQQSHLQSSSGDWTTEHQDSNSSFSMSEHSIDFPSRPPGSSYQHQLTSLQHHSPYHSGMYECL, from the exons ATGACGGCCGAGAGCCTGACGTCCACCGCCAGCTCGGACTCGGAGTACACGTTCACCGACATCAAGGTGGAGCTAGGGCACGACACGGAAAATGAAGAAGACGGGGACCGCAGCCGAGATGAAAGTGAAAATGGTACGACGCTGATTGGAACGCGTCGCAAGACGAGTGGGGCCAAGAGGAAGCGTTATTCCAAGAGTAGGACGACGAGGGACCGTAGTCCTGAGCAG GTAATGCGACTGAAGAGACACCGGCGTTTGAAGGCAAACGATCGCGAGCGGAACCGGATGCATATGTTGAACGAGGCACTGGACCGGCTGCGTTGTGTGCTGCCGACCTTCCCGGAGGACACCAAGCTCACTAAGATAGAGACATTGCGGTTTGCTCACAATTACATCTGGGCGCTAAGTCAAACGGTGCACATGGTACAGAACCAGCCACATCAACAACCTCAGGACGCTACAGTCACGCTCAACGTGGGCAGCGTGACGGTGAGTATCGGCGGTGATCAGGGCAACATGATTACCTCCAGCACCGGCAGTTGCGCACTCGCCTCGCAGCGGCGACAGCAGAGCCATCTACaaagcagtagtggcgattggaCTACTGAACACCAAGACTCCAACTCCTCGTTTTCAATGAGTGAACACAGTATAGACTTTCCATCACGGCCACCTGGATCCTCGTACCAACACCAGCTAACGTCGCTACAACACCACTCTCCGTACCATAGCGGCATGTACGAATGTCTTTAG